A genomic stretch from Pseudomonas sp. MUP55 includes:
- the edd gene encoding phosphogluconate dehydratase, with product MHPRVLEVTERLIARSRATREAYLALIRGAASDGPMRGKLQCANFAHGVAGCGTEDKNSLRMMNAANVAIVSSYNDMLSAHQPYEHFPEQIKKALREVGSVGQFAGGTPAMCDGVTQGEPGMELSLLSREVIAMSTAVALSHNMFDAALMLGICDKIVPGLMMGALRYGHLPMVFVPGGPMPSGISNKQKADVRQRYAEGKAAREELLESEMKSYHSPGTCTFYGTANTNQLLMEVMGLHLPGASFVNPYTPLRDALTREAAHQVTRLTKANGNFTPIGEIVDEKSIVNSIVALNATGGSTNHTLHMPAIAMSAGIILTWQDMADLSEVVPTLSHVYPNGKADINHFQAAGGMSFLIRELLEAGLLHEDVNTVAGKGLSRYTQEPFLVDGELIWRDGPIESLDETILRPVARAFSPEGGLRVMEGNLGRGVMKVSAVAPEHQVVEAPAVVFQDQQDLADAFKAGQLEKDFVAVMRFQGPRSNGMPELHKMTPFLGVLQDRGFKVALVTDGRMSGASGKIPAAIHVNPEAQSGGPLARVKDGDIIRVDGVTGTLELKVDAEEFAARTPATGLLGNNVGAGRELFAFMRLAASSAEQGASAFTSALETLK from the coding sequence ATGCATCCCCGCGTTCTTGAGGTCACCGAACGGCTTATCGCCCGCAGCCGCGCCACCCGCGAGGCCTACCTTGCGCTCATTCGCGGCGCAGCCAGCGACGGTCCGATGCGCGGCAAGCTGCAGTGCGCCAACTTCGCCCACGGCGTGGCGGGTTGCGGCACCGAAGACAAAAACAGCCTGCGCATGATGAATGCCGCCAACGTGGCAATTGTTTCTTCGTATAACGACATGCTTTCGGCGCACCAGCCGTACGAACATTTCCCTGAACAAATCAAGAAAGCCCTGCGCGAAGTCGGCTCGGTCGGCCAGTTCGCCGGTGGCACGCCCGCCATGTGCGACGGCGTGACCCAGGGCGAGCCGGGCATGGAACTGAGCCTGCTCAGCCGCGAAGTCATCGCCATGTCCACGGCGGTAGCGCTGTCCCATAACATGTTCGACGCCGCGCTGATGCTGGGCATCTGCGACAAGATCGTCCCCGGCCTGATGATGGGCGCGCTGCGCTATGGGCACCTGCCGATGGTCTTCGTGCCCGGCGGACCGATGCCGTCGGGCATCTCCAACAAGCAGAAAGCCGATGTGCGCCAGCGCTACGCCGAAGGCAAGGCCGCCCGCGAAGAGCTGCTGGAATCGGAGATGAAGTCCTACCACAGCCCCGGTACCTGCACCTTCTACGGCACCGCCAACACCAACCAGCTGTTGATGGAAGTGATGGGCCTGCACCTGCCGGGCGCTTCGTTCGTCAACCCGTACACGCCGCTGCGCGATGCGCTGACCCGCGAGGCCGCGCACCAGGTCACGCGCCTGACCAAGGCCAACGGCAACTTCACGCCCATCGGCGAGATCGTCGACGAAAAGTCCATCGTCAACTCCATCGTCGCCCTCAACGCCACGGGCGGGTCCACCAACCACACGCTGCACATGCCGGCCATCGCCATGTCGGCGGGCATCATCCTGACCTGGCAGGACATGGCCGACCTCTCCGAGGTGGTCCCGACCCTGTCCCACGTGTATCCGAACGGCAAGGCTGACATCAACCATTTCCAGGCAGCGGGCGGCATGTCGTTCCTGATCCGCGAACTGCTCGAAGCCGGCCTGCTGCACGAAGACGTCAACACCGTGGCGGGCAAGGGCTTGAGCCGGTACACCCAGGAGCCGTTCCTGGTCGACGGCGAACTGATCTGGCGCGACGGCCCCATCGAAAGCCTCGACGAAACCATCCTGCGCCCCGTGGCCCGTGCGTTTTCGCCGGAAGGCGGCTTGCGGGTGATGGAAGGCAACCTCGGCCGTGGCGTGATGAAAGTCTCGGCCGTCGCGCCGGAGCACCAGGTGGTCGAAGCACCGGCCGTGGTGTTCCAGGACCAACAGGACCTGGCCGATGCGTTCAAGGCCGGTCAGTTGGAAAAAGACTTCGTCGCGGTGATGCGCTTTCAGGGCCCGCGCTCCAACGGCATGCCCGAATTGCACAAGATGACGCCGTTTCTGGGCGTGTTGCAGGACCGTGGTTTCAAAGTGGCGCTGGTGACAGACGGGCGTATGTCCGGCGCGTCGGGTAAGATCCCCGCCGCGATCCACGTCAACCCCGAAGCCCAGAGCGGCGGGCCGCTGGCGCGGGTTAAAGATGGCGATATCATTCGCGTCGATGGCGTCACCGGCACCCTAGAGCTTAAGGTGGACGCCGAAGAATTTGCCGCGCGCACGCCGGCCACGGGCCTGTTGGGCAATAACGTGGGCGCCGGTCGCGAGTTGTTTGCATTCATGCGCTTGGCCGCAAGCTCCGCAGAGCAGGGCGCCAGCGCCTTTACCTCTGCCTTGGAGACGCTTAAGTGA
- the gap gene encoding type I glyceraldehyde-3-phosphate dehydrogenase, translated as MTLRIAINGFGRIGRNVLRALYTQGYRQDLQIVAINDLGDSSINAHLLKYDTVHGTFEAEVAHDQESLTVNGDRIAVSAIRNPADLPWAAHKIDVVFECTGLFTDRDKAAAHITAGARKVIISAPAKGADATVVYGVNHDILRQSHQIISNASCTTNCLAPVAQVLHRELGIESGLMTTIHAYTNDQNLTDVYHTDPYRARSATQNMIPSKTGAAEAVGLVLPELAGKLTGMAVRVPVINVSLVDLTVQLKKEATADEVNALLKHASQHSKILGYNTLPLVSSDFNHNPLSSIFDANHTKVSGKLLKVLAWYDNEWGFSNRMLDNCLALCNAE; from the coding sequence ATGACTCTACGTATCGCAATCAATGGTTTTGGCCGCATCGGCCGTAATGTCCTGCGCGCACTGTATACCCAAGGCTACCGCCAGGATTTGCAGATCGTCGCCATCAACGATCTGGGCGACAGTTCGATCAATGCCCACCTGCTCAAATACGACACCGTCCATGGCACATTCGAAGCAGAGGTCGCCCACGATCAGGAAAGCCTGACCGTCAATGGCGACCGGATCGCCGTCAGTGCCATTCGCAACCCGGCCGACCTGCCGTGGGCCGCGCACAAGATCGACGTGGTGTTCGAATGCACCGGTCTGTTCACCGACCGTGACAAGGCTGCCGCCCATATTACCGCCGGCGCGCGCAAGGTGATCATCTCCGCCCCGGCCAAGGGCGCGGACGCGACCGTGGTCTACGGTGTGAACCACGACATTCTGCGTCAATCGCACCAGATCATCTCCAACGCATCCTGCACCACCAACTGCCTGGCACCGGTGGCCCAGGTGCTGCACCGCGAACTGGGCATCGAAAGCGGCCTGATGACCACTATCCATGCCTACACCAATGACCAGAACCTGACCGACGTCTACCACACCGACCCGTACCGCGCGCGTTCGGCCACCCAGAACATGATCCCGAGCAAGACCGGCGCCGCTGAAGCCGTCGGCCTGGTGCTGCCGGAACTCGCGGGCAAGCTGACCGGCATGGCCGTGCGCGTGCCGGTGATCAACGTGTCGCTGGTGGACCTCACCGTACAGCTGAAGAAAGAAGCCACGGCCGATGAAGTCAACGCGCTGTTGAAGCACGCCAGCCAACACTCGAAGATCCTCGGCTACAACACCCTGCCGCTGGTTTCCAGTGACTTCAACCATAACCCGCTGTCGTCGATCTTCGACGCCAACCACACCAAGGTCAGCGGCAAGCTGCTTAAAGTGCTGGCCTGGTATGACAACGAGTGGGGCTTCTCCAACCGCATGCTGGATAACTGCCTGGCGCTTTGCAACGCCGAGTAA
- a CDS encoding RNA polymerase sigma factor, translating into MSQSRFNHVFLTQRVILLRTLQRMVNNHSTAEDLLQETYLRVTRALSERPIDHLEPFVYQTARNLALDHLRSRRIQARTLQEDVPLDILQSVAAPISTPEDATQAEQLLEHLSVSLGQLSARQQRIFILSRLHGCSYQEIADQLQVSLSTVQKELKLIMAICVGVAERLDQP; encoded by the coding sequence GTGAGCCAATCTCGCTTCAACCACGTCTTTCTCACCCAACGGGTGATCCTGCTGCGCACGCTGCAACGCATGGTGAATAACCACAGCACCGCCGAGGACCTGTTGCAGGAAACCTACCTGCGCGTGACCCGGGCCCTGAGTGAGCGGCCGATCGACCACCTGGAACCCTTCGTCTACCAGACAGCCCGCAACCTGGCGCTGGATCATTTGCGTTCGCGCAGGATTCAGGCCCGCACCCTGCAGGAAGATGTCCCGCTGGATATCCTGCAAAGCGTCGCCGCCCCGATCAGCACACCTGAAGACGCGACCCAGGCCGAGCAATTGCTTGAGCACCTGAGCGTCAGCCTGGGCCAGTTGAGCGCCCGCCAGCAACGCATCTTCATCCTCAGCCGCCTGCACGGTTGCAGCTACCAGGAGATTGCCGATCAGTTGCAGGTGTCCTTGAGCACCGTACAAAAGGAACTGAAGTTGATCATGGCCATCTGTGTAGGTGTGGCCGAACGGCTGGATCAGCCTTAA
- a CDS encoding FecR family protein — protein MTDPNKLRPHELAHEVLQDAAMDQALDWLIAMQCPQPGQHAAFQAWLAESPTHAHAFSKAQAAWGGAPVHSAAVALAAPRKPSAWRRVKPHWKPLATAAVLLLGLFSSSNLPVRLQADHLTVVGERQRLQLDEGSNVLLNTNSAFSSSIKDHQRIARLYQGEAFFDIAPARGLPLEIDAGPVRASVQDTAFAVRYLDGEAQVQVQRGDVDLSNTFDDARVRLSAGESIRIGPKGFGQPAKLDAGKDLAWVQGRLVFENCPMSEVLAELRRYYPGWIVNTNDKLASVAVTGNYRLDQPLDVVRSLAHITSAKLSEYPALVILN, from the coding sequence GTGACGGACCCGAATAAACTGCGCCCCCATGAGCTGGCTCATGAGGTGCTGCAAGACGCGGCCATGGACCAAGCCCTCGACTGGCTGATCGCCATGCAATGCCCGCAGCCCGGCCAGCACGCCGCGTTCCAGGCCTGGCTGGCCGAGAGCCCAACGCATGCCCACGCCTTCAGCAAAGCCCAGGCTGCCTGGGGCGGCGCGCCGGTGCACAGCGCCGCCGTGGCCCTGGCCGCGCCGCGCAAGCCGAGCGCCTGGCGCCGGGTCAAACCGCACTGGAAACCCCTGGCCACCGCCGCCGTGCTGCTGCTCGGCCTGTTCAGTTCCAGCAACCTGCCGGTACGCCTGCAAGCCGACCACCTCACCGTGGTCGGCGAGCGCCAGCGCCTGCAACTGGACGAAGGTTCCAACGTACTGCTCAACACCAATTCGGCGTTTTCCAGCAGCATCAAGGACCACCAGCGCATCGCCCGCCTCTACCAGGGCGAAGCGTTTTTCGACATCGCCCCCGCCCGTGGCCTGCCGCTGGAAATCGACGCCGGCCCGGTGCGCGCCAGCGTGCAGGACACCGCGTTTGCCGTGCGCTATCTCGACGGCGAAGCCCAGGTGCAAGTGCAGCGCGGTGATGTCGACCTGAGCAATACCTTCGACGACGCGCGGGTGCGCCTGAGTGCCGGCGAGAGCATCCGCATCGGCCCCAAGGGCTTCGGCCAGCCGGCCAAGCTGGACGCCGGCAAGGACCTGGCCTGGGTCCAGGGCCGCCTGGTCTTCGAGAACTGTCCGATGAGCGAGGTGCTGGCGGAGCTGCGTCGCTATTACCCGGGCTGGATCGTCAACACCAACGACAAGCTCGCCAGCGTCGCCGTCACCGGCAATTATCGCCTCGACCAGCCGCTGGACGTGGTGCGTTCCCTGGCCCACATCACCTCGGCCAAGCTGTCGGAATACCCGGCGCTGGTCATCCTGAACTAA
- a CDS encoding TonB-dependent receptor, whose translation MSSRFNRRSCSPVLSLLTVAILMAGAPAMAATAVEPVPRSHGNYTFSIEQQPLVSALNAFTGVTGWQVGLPAELGQGVSSPGVRGALSPEKALERLLAGTNLSYRKLGNNNIVLEKRAAGSALNLQQVTISATRTEQDVDSVPSMVSVHDRQELDRQNVNTTRELVRYEPGVSVGGAGTRSGNAGYNIRGIDGDRILTQVDGVEVPDNFFNGPYAKTRRNYVDPEIVKRVEILRGPASALYGSSAIGGAVSYFTLDPDDIIKPGQDVGARLKTGYSSADESWLTSATVAGRLQDFDGLLHLSQRNGHETESYDGNNATGLARTGANPEDARTTNVLAKLGWNYGDDNRLGLTYEKYKDDRDVNLKNAVGGPFVGGRGFNLYRDRRGNDTITRERFGLENSFALDSPIADRIKTSLNYQIAKTDQTTAEIYQSGRRVLRTRDTLYEEKQWVFDAQLDKAFSLGDTDHQVTYGTTLKQQKVTGSREGSATCLAVGSGCTAIGAPSPSASDSVKKASDFPDPTINTYSLFAQDQITWDKWTFLPAVRYDYTRLKPKLTEEFLSTVNPTGEYSVDGKDKTWHRVTPKFGLTYALTDQYTWFGQYAEGFRTPSAKALYGRFENLNLGYTVEPNPDLKPETSKGIETGLRGKFDEGSFEIAVFYNKYRDFIDEDNAVVGGTVEQFQAVNIKRATIKGAEAKGRLNLDAFGAPQGLYTQGAVSYAHGRNDDNGEPLNSVNPLKGVFGLGYDQDSYGGLVSWTLVKKQNRVDSSTFHAPDGDTSGPFKTPGFGILDLTAYYKVTQDVTINGGVYNLTDKKYWNWDDVRSYDSVGEAAVTGPANLDRLTQPGRNFAINVIWDI comes from the coding sequence ATGTCCTCTCGTTTCAACCGCCGGTCTTGTTCGCCCGTCCTGTCCCTGCTGACCGTCGCCATACTGATGGCCGGCGCGCCGGCGATGGCCGCCACTGCCGTCGAACCGGTGCCGCGCAGCCACGGCAACTACACGTTCAGCATCGAACAGCAGCCATTGGTGTCGGCACTGAATGCCTTTACCGGCGTGACCGGCTGGCAAGTCGGCCTGCCGGCCGAGCTGGGCCAGGGTGTGTCGTCCCCGGGCGTGCGCGGTGCGTTGTCGCCGGAGAAGGCGCTAGAGCGGCTGTTGGCGGGGACCAACCTGAGCTATCGCAAGCTGGGCAATAACAACATCGTCCTGGAGAAACGTGCCGCCGGCAGCGCTCTGAACCTGCAGCAAGTGACCATCAGCGCCACCCGCACCGAGCAGGATGTGGACAGCGTACCGAGCATGGTCAGCGTGCACGACCGCCAGGAGCTGGACCGCCAGAACGTCAATACCACCCGTGAACTGGTGCGTTACGAGCCGGGCGTGTCGGTGGGCGGCGCCGGCACCCGCTCGGGCAACGCGGGCTATAACATTCGCGGTATCGACGGTGATCGCATTCTTACCCAGGTCGACGGCGTGGAAGTGCCGGACAACTTCTTCAACGGCCCCTACGCCAAGACCCGGCGCAACTACGTCGACCCGGAAATCGTCAAGCGCGTGGAAATCCTGCGCGGTCCGGCCTCGGCCCTGTACGGCAGCAGTGCCATTGGCGGCGCGGTGAGCTACTTCACTCTCGACCCGGATGACATCATCAAGCCCGGCCAGGACGTCGGCGCGCGCCTGAAGACCGGTTACAGCTCCGCCGACGAAAGCTGGCTGACCTCCGCCACCGTCGCCGGCCGCCTGCAGGACTTCGACGGCTTGCTGCACCTGAGCCAGCGCAACGGTCACGAAACCGAATCCTATGACGGCAACAACGCCACCGGCCTGGCCCGCACCGGCGCCAACCCCGAAGACGCGCGCACTACCAACGTGCTGGCCAAACTCGGCTGGAATTATGGCGACGACAACCGCCTGGGCCTGACCTACGAGAAGTACAAGGATGATCGCGACGTCAACCTGAAGAACGCCGTGGGCGGCCCGTTCGTGGGTGGACGCGGTTTCAACCTTTACCGAGACCGTCGCGGCAACGACACCATTACCCGCGAGCGTTTCGGCCTGGAAAACAGCTTCGCCCTCGACTCGCCCATCGCCGACCGCATCAAGACCAGCCTCAATTACCAGATCGCCAAGACCGACCAGACCACGGCTGAAATCTACCAGTCGGGCCGTCGCGTATTGCGCACCCGCGACACGTTGTACGAAGAGAAACAGTGGGTCTTCGATGCGCAACTGGACAAGGCCTTCAGCCTCGGTGACACCGATCACCAGGTCACCTACGGCACTACGCTCAAGCAGCAGAAAGTCACCGGTTCGCGCGAAGGCAGCGCCACCTGCCTGGCGGTCGGCAGCGGTTGCACCGCCATCGGCGCGCCCAGCCCATCGGCCAGCGACAGCGTGAAGAAAGCCAGCGACTTCCCCGACCCGACCATCAACACCTATTCGCTGTTCGCCCAGGACCAGATCACCTGGGACAAATGGACCTTCCTGCCCGCCGTGCGTTACGACTACACCCGGCTCAAGCCCAAGCTGACCGAGGAATTCCTCAGCACCGTGAACCCCACCGGTGAATATTCCGTCGACGGCAAGGACAAGACCTGGCACCGCGTCACGCCCAAGTTCGGCCTGACCTACGCCCTGACCGATCAATACACTTGGTTCGGCCAATACGCCGAAGGTTTCCGCACACCGTCGGCAAAAGCCCTGTACGGCCGCTTCGAAAACCTCAACCTGGGCTACACCGTGGAGCCCAACCCCGACCTCAAGCCGGAAACCAGCAAGGGCATCGAAACCGGGTTGCGCGGCAAGTTCGACGAGGGGTCCTTTGAAATCGCGGTGTTCTACAACAAATACCGCGACTTCATCGACGAAGACAACGCGGTGGTCGGCGGCACCGTCGAACAGTTCCAGGCGGTGAATATCAAGCGCGCCACCATCAAGGGCGCCGAAGCCAAGGGTCGTCTGAACCTGGATGCCTTCGGTGCACCACAAGGCCTGTATACCCAGGGTGCGGTGTCCTACGCCCATGGCCGCAACGACGACAACGGCGAGCCGCTCAACAGCGTCAACCCGCTCAAAGGCGTCTTCGGCCTGGGCTACGACCAGGACAGCTACGGCGGCCTGGTGAGCTGGACCCTGGTGAAAAAACAGAATCGCGTCGACAGCAGCACCTTCCACGCGCCGGACGGCGATACCAGCGGCCCGTTCAAGACGCCGGGGTTCGGCATTCTCGACCTGACCGCCTACTACAAAGTCACCCAAGACGTGACCATCAACGGCGGCGTCTACAACCTCACCGACAAGAAATACTGGAACTGGGATGACGTACGCAGCTACGACAGCGTCGGCGAAGCCGCGGTGACCGGCCCGGCCAACCTTGATCGCCTGACCCAGCCGGGTCGCAACTTCGCGATCAATGTGATCTGGGACATCTGA
- a CDS encoding biliverdin-producing heme oxygenase, translating into MTASPTAERPSLRSQRLNQITHEPHTKLDALVKAHAPFETQANFARFVVAQYLFQSELVALYNDAELNQIIPDLAQRCRAEAARLDLGDLDTDVPAPVAGAVNNPGRAEALGWLFVSEGSKLGAAFLIKRAVGLGLSETFGARHLGEPEGGRAEGWKRFTRTLDAMQLSAEEEAAAEKGAVDAFVRFTVLLEQAYASAPELA; encoded by the coding sequence ATGACCGCTTCTCCTACCGCAGAACGTCCAAGCCTGCGCTCCCAGCGCCTGAACCAGATCACCCACGAACCGCACACCAAGCTCGACGCGCTGGTCAAAGCCCACGCCCCGTTTGAAACCCAGGCCAACTTCGCCCGCTTCGTGGTGGCGCAGTACCTGTTTCAATCGGAATTGGTCGCGCTGTACAACGATGCCGAACTGAACCAGATCATCCCGGACCTGGCCCAGCGTTGCCGCGCAGAGGCCGCCAGACTCGACCTGGGCGACCTCGACACCGACGTGCCTGCACCGGTTGCCGGTGCCGTGAACAACCCCGGCCGCGCCGAGGCCCTGGGCTGGCTGTTCGTCTCCGAAGGCTCCAAACTGGGCGCTGCCTTCCTGATCAAACGTGCCGTGGGCCTGGGCCTGAGCGAAACCTTCGGTGCCCGCCACCTGGGCGAGCCGGAGGGCGGGCGTGCCGAAGGCTGGAAACGCTTCACCCGCACCCTCGATGCGATGCAACTGAGTGCCGAAGAGGAAGCGGCCGCGGAGAAAGGTGCGGTCGATGCGTTCGTACGCTTCACCGTATTGCTGGAACAGGCGTACGCTAGCGCCCCTGAACTGGCCTGA
- a CDS encoding YbaN family protein has protein sequence MTRKLQSTSKIAQILYGLLAYVSLGIGLVAIVIPGLPTTEFILLAAWAATKSSPRLSAWLENHRLFGPILLNWRNGKIIARRAKVSATVSMLLCAALMLVMLDHGWPIYLAIAGMSLGNLWIWSRPEQLARPV, from the coding sequence ATGACCCGCAAACTCCAATCCACCTCTAAAATCGCGCAGATCCTGTACGGCCTGCTGGCCTACGTCAGCCTGGGGATCGGCCTGGTGGCGATTGTCATACCGGGTTTGCCCACCACCGAATTCATCCTGCTGGCCGCCTGGGCCGCCACTAAAAGCTCACCACGCCTCAGCGCCTGGCTGGAAAACCACCGCCTGTTCGGACCCATCCTGCTCAACTGGCGCAATGGCAAGATCATCGCGCGCCGGGCCAAAGTCAGCGCCACCGTGAGCATGCTGCTGTGCGCCGCGCTGATGCTGGTGATGCTCGACCATGGCTGGCCGATCTACCTGGCAATCGCCGGCATGAGCCTGGGCAACCTGTGGATCTGGTCGCGCCCCGAGCAGCTCGCACGCCCCGTATAA
- a CDS encoding methyl-accepting chemotaxis protein encodes MQVQFREIDQVATASNEMSATAHDVANSASNAASAARGADQSAREGMSIIEQSTRDITTLAEEVSKAVGEVEALAVNSEQIGSVLEVIRSIAEQTNLLALNAAIEAARAGESGRGFAVVADEVRNLAKRTQDSVEEIRLVIERIQSGTRGVVASMHSSQSQAQSNAGQIHQAVQALGKISDAVTVISDMNLQIASAAEQQSAVAEEVNRNVSAIRTVTETLTGQATESAAISSQLNALASQQMKLMDQFKV; translated from the coding sequence ATGCAGGTGCAGTTCCGCGAAATCGACCAGGTGGCCACCGCGTCCAATGAAATGAGCGCCACCGCCCATGACGTCGCCAACAGCGCCTCCAACGCCGCCAGCGCGGCACGCGGCGCGGACCAGTCGGCACGCGAAGGCATGTCGATCATCGAACAAAGCACCCGCGACATCACCACCCTGGCCGAGGAAGTCAGCAAGGCGGTGGGCGAAGTCGAGGCGCTGGCCGTCAACAGCGAACAGATCGGTTCGGTCCTGGAAGTGATCCGCAGCATTGCCGAACAGACCAACCTGCTGGCGTTGAACGCGGCAATCGAAGCGGCACGTGCCGGAGAAAGCGGGCGCGGCTTTGCCGTGGTGGCCGATGAGGTGCGCAACCTGGCCAAACGCACCCAGGATTCGGTCGAGGAAATTCGCCTGGTGATCGAACGCATCCAGAGCGGCACCCGCGGCGTGGTGGCGAGCATGCACTCAAGCCAAAGCCAGGCCCAGAGCAATGCCGGGCAGATCCATCAGGCCGTGCAGGCGCTGGGCAAGATCAGCGACGCGGTGACGGTGATCAGCGACATGAACCTGCAGATCGCCAGCGCCGCCGAACAGCAAAGCGCAGTGGCTGAAGAGGTCAATCGCAACGTCTCGGCGATCCGCACCGTGACCGAAACCCTCACCGGCCAGGCCACCGAGTCGGCGGCCATCAGCAGCCAGCTCAATGCCTTGGCCAGCCAGCAGATGAAGTTGATGGATCAATTCAAGGTCTGA
- a CDS encoding NAD(P)H nitroreductase — translation MQALDALLNRVSVPRLLEPAPTQEQRDVLFAAAMRAPDHGQLRPWRFLTVEGAAREQMGTLLAEAARLHDADAPQAVIDKAQNGPLRAPLVVVVIARLQEHFKVPKSEQLLAAACAAHGILLAAYAQGIGAVWRTGELSYSAHVAKGLGLAAGEEVIGFLYLGTPQNPPRTAPKEDLTAFVQAWTGL, via the coding sequence ATGCAGGCTCTCGACGCTTTGCTCAACCGTGTTTCCGTGCCGCGTTTGCTCGAACCGGCACCGACCCAGGAGCAGCGCGACGTGCTGTTCGCCGCCGCCATGCGTGCGCCCGACCACGGCCAGTTGCGCCCGTGGCGTTTCCTCACCGTGGAAGGTGCCGCCCGTGAGCAGATGGGCACACTGTTGGCCGAAGCCGCCCGCCTGCACGATGCCGATGCCCCGCAAGCCGTGATCGACAAGGCCCAGAACGGCCCGCTGCGTGCGCCACTGGTGGTGGTGGTGATTGCTCGCCTGCAGGAGCACTTCAAGGTGCCCAAATCCGAACAATTGCTGGCAGCCGCCTGCGCGGCCCATGGCATTCTGCTGGCGGCTTATGCCCAAGGGATTGGCGCGGTGTGGCGCACGGGTGAATTGTCCTACTCGGCCCACGTCGCCAAAGGCCTGGGATTGGCAGCTGGCGAGGAAGTGATTGGCTTTCTCTACCTGGGCACCCCACAGAACCCGCCGCGCACTGCGCCGAAGGAAGACCTGACAGCGTTCGTCCAGGCCTGGACCGGTCTGTAA
- a CDS encoding di-heme oxidoredictase family protein has product MFRSLLHLCAALMALGLTACDDAPRFTQAEPGEARAGGATTVNKRDQNAFSLPSANLAPTRRLDFSVGNSFFRSPWVIAPSTTTARDGLGPLFNTNACQNCHIKDGRGHPPLADAPNAVSMLVRLSIAPPVTEKEPYAKLIEQLGVVPEPVYGGQLQDMAVPGVAPEGKVRVDYTPVNVRFKDGTVVELRKPDLQITQLGYGPMHPDTRFSARIAPPMIGLGLLEAISDADILRNTDPKTADSEAIIGKANQVWDDAEQKTVLGRFGWKAGQPNLNQQNVHAFSGDMGLTTSLRPFDDCTDAQVACKQAPNGNGPNGEPEVSDNILRLVLFYTRNLAVPLRRDVNAPQVLAGKNLFYQAGCQGCHKPTFTTATNAAEPELANQVIRPYSDLLLHDMGEGLADNRTEFKAGGRDWRTPPLWGIGLTQAVSGHTQFLHDGRARNLLEAVLWHGGQAQAAQQHVLSFNAEQRAALLAFLNSL; this is encoded by the coding sequence ATGTTCCGTTCGCTACTTCACCTGTGCGCAGCATTGATGGCCCTGGGCCTGACCGCCTGCGACGACGCCCCTCGGTTTACCCAGGCCGAGCCGGGTGAAGCGCGCGCCGGCGGTGCCACAACGGTGAACAAGCGTGACCAGAATGCGTTTTCCCTGCCCTCGGCCAACCTGGCGCCCACCCGCCGCCTGGACTTCAGCGTCGGCAACAGTTTCTTTCGCAGCCCCTGGGTGATCGCGCCCTCCACCACCACCGCACGGGACGGCCTGGGCCCGCTTTTCAATACCAACGCCTGCCAGAACTGCCATATCAAGGACGGCCGCGGCCATCCACCGCTGGCCGACGCGCCCAATGCCGTGTCGATGCTGGTCCGCCTGTCGATCGCCCCGCCTGTTACCGAAAAGGAGCCTTACGCCAAACTCATCGAGCAACTTGGCGTAGTGCCAGAGCCGGTGTACGGCGGGCAATTGCAGGACATGGCCGTGCCTGGCGTGGCCCCGGAAGGCAAGGTGCGGGTCGATTACACACCGGTCAACGTCCGGTTCAAGGACGGTACGGTGGTGGAGTTGCGCAAGCCCGACCTGCAGATCACCCAGCTCGGCTATGGCCCGATGCACCCTGACACACGTTTTTCTGCGCGCATCGCTCCGCCGATGATCGGCCTGGGGCTGCTCGAAGCCATCAGCGATGCCGACATCCTGCGCAACACCGACCCGAAGACGGCGGACAGCGAAGCCATCATCGGCAAGGCGAATCAGGTGTGGGACGACGCCGAGCAAAAAACCGTGCTCGGGCGGTTCGGCTGGAAAGCCGGGCAACCCAACCTCAATCAACAAAATGTTCACGCGTTCTCTGGTGATATGGGCCTCACCACCTCCTTGAGACCCTTCGATGACTGCACCGACGCCCAGGTCGCCTGCAAACAGGCCCCCAACGGCAACGGCCCCAATGGCGAGCCGGAAGTCAGCGACAACATCCTGCGCCTGGTGCTGTTCTATACGCGCAACCTCGCCGTGCCGCTGCGCCGTGACGTCAACGCGCCGCAGGTGCTGGCCGGCAAGAACCTGTTCTACCAGGCCGGCTGCCAGGGCTGTCACAAGCCGACATTCACCACGGCCACCAACGCCGCCGAACCTGAACTGGCCAACCAGGTGATCCGCCCCTACAGCGATTTGCTGCTGCATGACATGGGCGAAGGGCTGGCCGACAACCGTACCGAATTCAAGGCCGGTGGCCGCGACTGGCGTACCCCGCCGTTGTGGGGCATCGGCCTGACGCAAGCCGTCAGTGGTCACACCCAGTTCCTGCATGACGGCCGCGCCCGCAACCTGCTCGAAGCCGTGCTCTGGCATGGCGGGCAAGCACAAGCGGCGCAGCAGCATGTGTTGTCATTCAATGCCGAGCAGCGCGCCGCGTTGCTGGCGTTCCTGAATTCTCTATAA